The genomic stretch CACAGGCAGGGCCTGACCGTCGGGGGTTTGCATTTGCAGCTGCGTGCCAAGATCCAGCGGGATGTCGGCGGGGATGCCTTCGCGCGGAACGGCCTGACGCATGTCGGGGTTCACGGCGCCATAAGCGTCTTCGGCGGCGACTTTGACTTCTTTCTTCTCGCCGACAGCCATGCCCGGCAGGGCCGTGTCGAGACCCGGAATGATCTGGCCGCTGCCGACCTGAAACTCAAGCGGGTCGCGCCCTTCGGAACTGTCAAAGGTGCTGCCGTCCAGCAAGGTGCCTGTGTAATGAATGCGAACTGTATCGCCAGATTTGACCTGGGTCATGTGACTCTCCGAATTTTAGGGGGGAATGGACGGAGGCCGCGTGTCTGCGCGGGTGCTCCGGGGTTGGCATTAATTCAACATAGCAGCGCATAAGTGTAAACCCCGCCACCTGCACGCAGCCTTGCGGTGATTTTGCGCCTTTTCCCTCGGGCTGCTGCGTGACAGTCTGCTTGGGCAGCCACCGGAGATCGACCATGCCCGTTACCACCTGCGTTTTTGATGCCTATGGCACCCTGTTCGATGTGGCCGCCGCCGCACGACTGGCCGCTGAACAGCCGGAATTTCCAGCCCTTGCAAAGGCTTGGCCGCAACTGGCCGAGCATTGGCGGGCCAAGCAACTGAACTATTCATGGCTGCGCGCGGTCATGGGCACGCATACCGATTTCTGGACCGTGACGCAGGATGCGCTGGACTGGGCGCTGGAAAAAACGGCACTGGACGGCGACGCGGCCCTGCGCCAGCGGCTGCTGGATCTCTACTGGGAATTGCAAGCCTACCCCGAGGTGCCCGCCATGCTGAAGGCGTTGAAAGCCGCCGGATTGAACACGGCGATTCTGTCCAACGGCGCGCCTGCGATGCTGGATGGGGCGGTGCAATCGGCAGGCATAGGCGACGTGCTGGACGACTGTCTGTCGGTGGAATCCGTGGGCATCTTCAAGCCGGACAGCCGGGTCTACGACCTTGTGGGCGCGCGCTTTGGCTGCGCCAGGGACGAGGTTCTGTTCGTGTCCTCGAACGGCTGGGACGCCGCCGCCGCCGCGCACTATGGGTTTCGCACCGCATGGGTGAACCGCGCAGGCGATCCGGTGGACCGCCTGCCCGCCACGCCCGATACCATCCTGACCGATCTCACGGGCATCCCCGCCCTTGCCGGAGTTTGACATGGCCACTTTCACCACATCCGACGGGCTGAGCCTGTATTACACCGATACCGGGAACGGCCTGCCGATCCTGTGCCTGTCCGGACTGGGGCGCACAGGCGCCGATTTCCGCTATGTCGCGCCCTACCTGGAAGAGTATCGCGTCATCACCATGGATTATCGCGGGCGGGGGCAGTCGGAGTTCGACAAGAACTGGCGCAACTATACGCTGGCCATCGAAAGCCGCGATGCGGTCGAGTTGCTGGACCACCTGGGCATCGACAAGGCCGCGATCCTTGGCACCTCGCGCGGGGGGCTGAACGCGATGATGCTGGGACAGATGGTGCCCAACCGCATCCTTGGCGTGGCGTTCAACGACGTCGGCCCCGAGATCGATCCCGAGGGGATCAAGGACATCATGGCCTATCTGGGCGTCAAACCCAGCATCCGCACCCATGCCGAGGCGGCGCTGATCCTGCCCAACCTGCTGGGCGGTTTCATCGGCGTGCCCGCCAGCCGCTGGATGGAAGAGGCCGAGACACATTTTGTCGATGACGGCGCGGGCGGGCTGAACCTGACCTATGACGCGCACCTGCGCGATGCGGTGGCAAATGAAACCGAAAGCCCTGATTTCTGGGCCTTTTTCGATGATCTGGTCGGCAAGCCCTTGTGTCTGATCCATGCGGCGGGCAGCGACATTCTGAACGAAAGGACGGCGCAGGAAATGCGCGCGCGCCGGCCTGATATGATTTATGCCAATCTGCCCGATCGTGGACATATTCCGTTTCTGGACGAACCTGCGGCAGTGACCGCCTTGAAAGACTGGCTGGACCTGATTCAATGAACATCGACATGATCCGTGCCGCAGCCCTGCGGCTGCAAGGCCACGCGCGCCGCACGCCGCTGCTGAACTCGCCCTTTATCGACCAGATCGCGGGCCGCCGCGTCTGGATCAAGCCCGAGTGCCTGCAACACACCGGCAGTTTCAAGTTTCGCGGCGCATGGTCGGCGCTGTCGGCGCTGGATGCCGAGACGCGGTCCAAGGGGGTCATCGCCTTTTCATCCGGCAACCATGCGCAGGGCGTCGCGCTTGCGGCGGCGCAACACGGGGTGCCGTCGGTGATCATCATGCCAGCGGATGCGCCCGCGCTGAAACTGGCAAACACCCGCGCGCTGGGGGCCGAAGTGGTGACCTATGACCGCGCCACCCAGGACCGCGACGCCATTGGCGACCGGTTGGCGGCAGAGCGGGGGCTGACGCTGATCAAACCCTTTGACGAACCGCTGGTGATCGCGGGCCAGGGCACCGTGGGTCTTGAGATTGCCGAAGATGCGAACGTCCAAGGGATCGAAACCGCCGATGTGCTGGTGTGCTGCGGCGGTGGCGGGCTGACCTCGGGAATCGCGCTGGCGCTTGAGGCAGACGCGCCGGGGTTGCGGGTGCGGCCAGCCGAGCCAGAAGGCTTTGACGATGTGAAACGGTCGCTTGCGACGGGTGCGATCCAGCGCAACGCCCAAACCTCGGGCAACATCTGCGATGCAATCATCACCCCTGCCCCCGGCCACATCACCTTTCCCATTATGCACCGGCTGTGCGGCCCCGGTCTGGCCGTCTCGGAAGACGAAGCGCTGCAAGCCGTGGCACAGGCCTTTCTGCGGCTGAAACTGGTGGCGGAACCCGGCGGTGCGGTGGCGCTGGCCGCGGCCCTGTCGCGCCGCGACGAGATTGAAGGCGACGATGTGATTGTCGTCATTTCGGGCGGCAACGTCGATGCTGTGATGTTCGCCCGCGCATTGGAGACACTTGCATGACCGGTTTCACAATCGCCAGTTTCAACGTCAAAAACCTGATCGGGCCGGACAAGGAATATTACGAATTCCAGCGCTACACCCCCGAGGAATACGCCTGGAAACGCGACTGGATGGCCGAGCAGATGCAATCGCTGAACGCGGATGTGATCGGCTTTCAGGAGATCTTCGAAGAAGAGGCGCTGCGCGATGTGATCACCGCCACCGATGCCGAAGGTATGGCCGCCAATGCAGCCGCGATCCCCGGATCGGACAAGCCGTACCGTAAGAAAGCAATCTTTCGCA from Pseudosulfitobacter sp. DSM 107133 encodes the following:
- a CDS encoding peptidylprolyl isomerase, with translation MTQVKSGDTVRIHYTGTLLDGSTFDSSEGRDPLEFQVGSGQIIPGLDTALPGMAVGEKKEVKVAAEDAYGAVNPDMRQAVPREGIPADIPLDLGTQLQMQTPDGQALPVTVVEVDESTVTLDANHPLAGKDLTFAIELVSVN
- a CDS encoding alpha/beta hydrolase — its product is MATFTTSDGLSLYYTDTGNGLPILCLSGLGRTGADFRYVAPYLEEYRVITMDYRGRGQSEFDKNWRNYTLAIESRDAVELLDHLGIDKAAILGTSRGGLNAMMLGQMVPNRILGVAFNDVGPEIDPEGIKDIMAYLGVKPSIRTHAEAALILPNLLGGFIGVPASRWMEEAETHFVDDGAGGLNLTYDAHLRDAVANETESPDFWAFFDDLVGKPLCLIHAAGSDILNERTAQEMRARRPDMIYANLPDRGHIPFLDEPAAVTALKDWLDLIQ
- a CDS encoding threonine/serine dehydratase yields the protein MNIDMIRAAALRLQGHARRTPLLNSPFIDQIAGRRVWIKPECLQHTGSFKFRGAWSALSALDAETRSKGVIAFSSGNHAQGVALAAAQHGVPSVIIMPADAPALKLANTRALGAEVVTYDRATQDRDAIGDRLAAERGLTLIKPFDEPLVIAGQGTVGLEIAEDANVQGIETADVLVCCGGGGLTSGIALALEADAPGLRVRPAEPEGFDDVKRSLATGAIQRNAQTSGNICDAIITPAPGHITFPIMHRLCGPGLAVSEDEALQAVAQAFLRLKLVAEPGGAVALAAALSRRDEIEGDDVIVVISGGNVDAVMFARALETLA
- a CDS encoding haloacid dehalogenase type II, which encodes MPVTTCVFDAYGTLFDVAAAARLAAEQPEFPALAKAWPQLAEHWRAKQLNYSWLRAVMGTHTDFWTVTQDALDWALEKTALDGDAALRQRLLDLYWELQAYPEVPAMLKALKAAGLNTAILSNGAPAMLDGAVQSAGIGDVLDDCLSVESVGIFKPDSRVYDLVGARFGCARDEVLFVSSNGWDAAAAAHYGFRTAWVNRAGDPVDRLPATPDTILTDLTGIPALAGV